In Halobacillus amylolyticus, the following proteins share a genomic window:
- the lysS gene encoding lysine--tRNA ligase has protein sequence MTEELNDQMRVRREKLSTYKDQGLDPFGSKFERTALADDLIAKYDEFSKGELEEQQFPATIAGRIMTKRGKGKAGFAHIQDLSGQIQLYIRKDSVGDEAYDVFKTADIGDIVGISGVMFKTNVGELSLKADEFQVLTKSLRPLPEKFHGLKDVEQRYRQRYLDLITNPESRDTFILRSKIIQSMRRYLDNLGFLEVETPMMHGIPGGASARPFETHHNALDMQLYMRIAIELHLKRLIVGGMEKVYEIGRVFRNEGVSTRHNPEFTMIELYEAYADYHDIMDLTENLVAHIAKEVLGSTTVIYDEEEINLEPEWTRLHMVDAVKEYTGVDFWKQMSDEEAKSLAKEHGIEIQSTMTFGHIVNEFFEQKVEEKLIQPTFVYGHPIEISPLAKKNPEDARFTDRFELFIVGREHANAFSELNDPIDQRERFEAQLKEREEGNDEAHLMDEDFLESLEYGMPPTGGLGIGIDRLVMLLTNSSSIRDVLLFPQMRNRES, from the coding sequence ATGACTGAAGAACTCAATGATCAAATGCGGGTGCGTCGAGAGAAACTGAGTACTTACAAAGATCAAGGACTGGACCCTTTCGGCAGTAAATTCGAGCGGACAGCCTTAGCTGATGATTTAATAGCGAAATATGATGAATTTTCTAAAGGCGAACTTGAGGAGCAGCAATTTCCTGCTACCATTGCCGGACGAATTATGACAAAGCGTGGAAAAGGTAAGGCGGGGTTTGCTCATATTCAAGACCTTAGTGGTCAAATTCAACTTTATATCCGTAAAGACAGTGTAGGTGACGAAGCTTACGATGTGTTTAAGACAGCTGATATAGGTGATATTGTCGGTATTTCGGGTGTGATGTTCAAGACAAATGTAGGGGAGCTCTCTCTTAAAGCGGACGAGTTTCAAGTTTTAACAAAATCTCTAAGGCCATTACCTGAAAAGTTCCATGGCTTAAAAGACGTTGAACAACGCTATCGTCAACGTTACTTAGACCTTATTACCAATCCTGAAAGCCGTGATACCTTTATTTTGCGCAGTAAAATCATTCAGTCCATGCGTAGATATCTAGATAATCTCGGATTTCTAGAGGTAGAAACACCGATGATGCACGGAATACCAGGCGGAGCATCAGCTCGCCCATTTGAAACGCACCATAACGCCCTCGACATGCAGCTATATATGAGAATTGCCATTGAACTTCACCTGAAAAGATTAATCGTAGGGGGCATGGAGAAGGTGTATGAGATCGGACGGGTCTTTCGTAATGAAGGGGTCTCCACTAGACATAACCCGGAATTCACCATGATTGAATTATATGAAGCCTATGCTGATTACCATGATATTATGGATTTAACAGAGAACCTGGTCGCTCATATTGCTAAAGAAGTTCTTGGATCAACAACTGTTATCTATGATGAGGAAGAGATTAATTTAGAGCCTGAATGGACTCGATTACACATGGTAGATGCTGTTAAAGAGTATACAGGTGTTGACTTCTGGAAGCAGATGAGTGATGAAGAAGCGAAGTCCCTTGCTAAAGAGCATGGGATAGAAATCCAGAGTACGATGACATTCGGCCATATTGTTAATGAGTTTTTTGAACAAAAAGTGGAAGAAAAACTTATTCAACCTACTTTCGTATATGGCCACCCAATTGAAATCTCTCCTCTTGCTAAGAAGAATCCGGAGGACGCACGTTTTACCGACCGTTTTGAACTATTCATTGTAGGACGTGAACATGCTAATGCTTTCTCTGAGCTTAACGACCCTATCGATCAGCGTGAGCGATTTGAGGCACAGCTTAAAGAGCGTGAAGAAGGAAATGATGAAGCGCACTTGATGGACGAGGACTTCTTGGAATCCTTAGAGTATGGTATGCCTCCAACAGGTGGACTAGGTATTGGGATCGATCGTCTCGTGATGCTGCTAACGAATTCTTCATCGATAAGGGATGTATTGTTGTTCCCACAAATGAGAAACCGCGAATCATAA
- the folK gene encoding 2-amino-4-hydroxy-6-hydroxymethyldihydropteridine diphosphokinase yields the protein MIRAYIALGSNIAPREQYLTETITMLREHHSIKVCTTSKIYETAPVGYVDQNHFLNMVLEIETELQPLPLLDYCQKIEQKLGRKRVIKWGPRTIDLDILLYNEENMKAERLTIPHPYMHERAFVIVPLAEVNPRAYLPSVKQTAEEVLQLLPEDEVKSIQPLRQV from the coding sequence ATGATTAGAGCGTATATCGCCCTAGGATCAAATATAGCCCCAAGAGAGCAGTACTTAACTGAGACGATCACCATGCTTCGTGAGCATCATTCAATTAAAGTTTGTACAACCTCAAAAATTTATGAAACGGCTCCTGTCGGCTATGTCGACCAAAATCATTTTCTAAACATGGTACTTGAAATTGAAACAGAGTTGCAACCGCTGCCGTTGCTTGATTACTGTCAAAAAATTGAACAGAAGTTAGGTAGAAAGCGTGTTATTAAATGGGGGCCTCGTACAATAGACCTTGACATTTTATTGTATAATGAAGAAAATATGAAAGCAGAGCGACTGACGATTCCGCATCCTTACATGCACGAGCGTGCATTTGTTATCGTGCCACTAGCTGAAGTGAATCCGAGGGCATATCTTCCATCAGTAAAACAGACGGCTGAGGAAGTACTTCAGCTGTTGCCAGAAGATGAAGTGAAAAGTATACAGCCGCTACGCCAGGTTTAA
- the folB gene encoding dihydroneopterin aldolase — MDKIYLNSMEFWGYHGLFPEENKLGQRFYVDLELELDLKPAAQTDDMNQSINYGEIYEVTKKVVEGEARKLVETVAEQLSKKLLEHFELLDACRVKVTKPDPPIPGHYKSVAIDIYRGRADD, encoded by the coding sequence ATGGATAAAATCTATTTGAACAGCATGGAATTCTGGGGCTATCACGGACTTTTTCCAGAGGAAAACAAACTCGGTCAACGCTTTTACGTCGACCTTGAACTTGAGTTGGATTTGAAGCCGGCTGCACAGACAGACGATATGAATCAATCGATCAACTATGGTGAAATATATGAAGTGACTAAAAAGGTGGTTGAGGGAGAAGCAAGGAAGCTGGTGGAAACCGTTGCTGAACAACTTTCCAAGAAGCTTCTGGAGCATTTTGAGCTGTTGGATGCATGCCGCGTGAAGGTGACCAAGCCCGATCCACCTATTCCCGGGCACTACAAGTCTGTAGCCATTGACATTTACAGGGGCAGAGCGGATGATTAG
- the folP gene encoding dihydropteroate synthase — protein sequence MQATLKTKVKQYDYSKQTLVMGILNVTPDSFSDGGKFNGVDRAVERALKMESQGAHIIDVGGESTRPGHAPVNEEDEISRVVPVIEALRDRISVPVSIDTYKAEVAKQALEAGASIINDVWGAKREPRIAQVAADYDVPIILMHNRTNKKYRSLIDNMKVDLRESVDIAKQVGVKDQHIILDPGVGFAKTPEDNLVVMRNLHQFVELDYPILLGTSRKSFIGLTLDLPEDQRMEGTGATVCYGVAQGMHIVRVHDVEPIVRMTKMMDAMIGKGQTNG from the coding sequence ATGCAAGCTACTCTTAAGACAAAAGTAAAACAGTACGATTATTCAAAGCAAACGCTCGTGATGGGCATCCTTAATGTAACGCCGGATTCTTTTTCTGACGGTGGGAAGTTCAACGGAGTAGATCGTGCGGTTGAACGAGCCTTGAAAATGGAAAGTCAAGGAGCCCATATTATAGATGTTGGGGGAGAATCAACGAGGCCGGGACATGCTCCTGTTAATGAAGAAGACGAAATATCTCGCGTCGTACCTGTTATTGAAGCATTACGTGATAGAATATCTGTTCCAGTATCCATCGATACATATAAAGCAGAGGTCGCAAAACAAGCTCTTGAAGCAGGAGCCTCGATTATAAACGATGTATGGGGAGCCAAACGTGAACCGAGAATCGCTCAAGTCGCTGCAGATTATGATGTGCCGATTATCCTCATGCATAATCGAACAAATAAAAAATATCGTTCACTTATTGATAATATGAAAGTGGACCTTAGGGAAAGCGTTGATATAGCGAAGCAGGTTGGTGTGAAGGATCAGCACATTATATTGGATCCAGGTGTTGGTTTTGCTAAAACACCTGAAGATAATTTAGTTGTGATGAGAAACTTGCATCAGTTTGTTGAGCTAGATTACCCAATCTTATTAGGTACTTCCAGGAAGTCCTTTATTGGTCTTACACTTGACTTACCGGAGGATCAGCGAATGGAAGGGACAGGCGCAACCGTTTGCTATGGAGTCGCCCAAGGTATGCATATTGTTCGTGTCCATGATGTTGAGCCAATTGTTCGTATGACGAAAATGATGGACGCCATGATTGGAAAGGGGCAAACTAATGGATAA